A genome region from Pseudodesulfovibrio alkaliphilus includes the following:
- the rpsH gene encoding 30S ribosomal protein S8: MAVVDPVADMLTRIRNAYGAHHSDVVVPSSKMKTSIAGILKEEGYIADYAVEDRDISITLKYADGKPLVTGLKKVSKPGRRVYVGASDIPRVQNGIGICIVSTSKGVLEGAKAKEANVGGELLCEIW; the protein is encoded by the coding sequence ATGGCTGTTGTTGATCCTGTAGCCGACATGTTGACCCGCATTCGGAACGCCTACGGCGCACATCATAGCGATGTCGTCGTGCCGTCTTCCAAAATGAAGACTTCCATCGCGGGTATCCTGAAGGAAGAAGGTTATATCGCCGACTACGCTGTCGAGGACAGGGACATCAGTATTACCCTCAAATACGCTGACGGAAAACCGCTGGTTACTGGCCTGAAGAAGGTCAGCAAGCCTGGTCGTCGCGTATATGTCGGTGCTTCTGACATCCCTCGTGTGCAAAACGGCATCGGCATTTGTATCGTGTCCACCTCAAAAGGGGTGCTCGAAGGCGCCAAGGCCAAAGAGGCCAATGTCGGCGGCGAACTGCTGTGCGAAATCTGGTAG
- a CDS encoding type Z 30S ribosomal protein S14 has protein sequence MAKTSIRVKARRKPKFKVRAYNRCPICGRPRAFLRRYGICRICFRNKALAGELPGVRKSSW, from the coding sequence GTGGCCAAGACAAGCATTCGCGTTAAGGCACGCCGCAAACCCAAGTTCAAGGTTCGCGCATACAATCGGTGCCCGATTTGTGGCCGTCCTCGGGCTTTTCTGAGGCGTTACGGCATCTGCCGTATCTGCTTCCGCAACAAGGCTCTCGCCGGGGAGCTGCCCGGTGTTCGCAAGTCGAGCTGGTAA
- the rplE gene encoding 50S ribosomal protein L5 produces MTRLEKVYAEKVVPELQKEFGYSSSMEIPKLTKISLNIGLGAASQNSKLIEPAVEELTAIAGQRAVVTKAKKSIAQFKLREGMPIGARVTLRGDAMWDFYDRLVSFALPRVRDFRGIPDRGFDGRGNFTMGIKEHTIFPELDIDKVELVKGMNVTVCTSAKTDKEGKMLLDLLGMPFKK; encoded by the coding sequence ATGACTCGTCTGGAAAAAGTATATGCGGAAAAGGTAGTCCCTGAGCTCCAGAAGGAGTTCGGCTACAGTTCCTCCATGGAGATCCCGAAACTGACGAAGATCTCCCTGAACATCGGTCTGGGTGCGGCTAGCCAGAACAGCAAGCTCATCGAACCGGCCGTTGAGGAACTGACCGCCATCGCGGGACAGCGGGCCGTGGTGACCAAGGCCAAGAAGTCCATCGCCCAGTTCAAGCTGCGCGAGGGAATGCCCATCGGCGCACGCGTCACGCTGCGCGGCGACGCCATGTGGGACTTCTACGACAGGCTCGTGAGCTTTGCCCTGCCCCGGGTGCGCGACTTTCGCGGCATTCCCGATCGCGGGTTCGATGGTCGCGGGAACTTCACCATGGGCATCAAGGAGCACACCATTTTCCCCGAGCTCGATATCGACAAGGTGGAATTGGTCAAGGGCATGAACGTGACCGTGTGCACGAGCGCCAAGACAGACAAGGAAGGCAAGATGCTTCTTGATCTCCTTGGCATGCCCTTTAAAAAGTAG
- the rplX gene encoding 50S ribosomal protein L24, whose product MKTKIRKDDKVMVIAGKDKGKIGKVLKILPKKDTVLVEKVNMVQRHTKANPYAQQPGGIIEKEAPIHVSNVAVVCDACTKPTRVGYKKTEDGKKLRYCKKCNEVFK is encoded by the coding sequence ATGAAGACCAAGATACGCAAAGACGACAAGGTCATGGTCATCGCCGGGAAGGATAAGGGAAAGATCGGCAAGGTGCTCAAGATTCTGCCCAAGAAGGACACCGTCCTCGTTGAGAAAGTCAACATGGTCCAGCGTCACACCAAAGCCAATCCCTACGCCCAGCAGCCCGGCGGGATTATCGAAAAGGAAGCCCCGATCCATGTATCCAATGTGGCTGTGGTGTGCGATGCGTGCACCAAGCCCACGCGGGTCGGGTACAAGAAGACCGAAGACGGCAAGAAGCTTCGTTACTGCAAAAAGTGCAACGAAGTCTTCAAATAA
- the rplN gene encoding 50S ribosomal protein L14: MIQVESNLDVADNSGAKRVACIKVLGGSKRRYASVGDIIVVSVKEAMPHSKVKKGAVMKAVVVRTKKEVGRPDGSYIKFDNNSAVLLNNNGEPVGTRIFGPVARELRAAGFMKIVSLAPEVL; this comes from the coding sequence ATGATACAGGTTGAATCCAACCTCGATGTCGCTGACAATTCCGGGGCCAAAAGGGTCGCGTGCATCAAGGTGCTCGGCGGGTCCAAGCGCCGCTATGCGAGCGTCGGCGATATTATCGTAGTGTCCGTCAAAGAGGCCATGCCCCATTCCAAGGTGAAGAAGGGCGCGGTCATGAAGGCGGTGGTCGTTCGGACCAAAAAGGAAGTGGGGCGCCCCGACGGCTCCTACATCAAGTTCGACAACAATTCCGCCGTGCTGCTCAATAACAACGGCGAGCCTGTGGGAACCCGTATTTTCGGACCCGTGGCCCGCGAGCTGCGTGCAGCCGGCTTCATGAAGATCGTTTCCCTCGCCCCCGAGGTCCTGTAA
- the rpsQ gene encoding 30S ribosomal protein S17, with protein MAEFKHTGNRRVLTGLVVSDKADKTIVVRVETLVKHPLLKKYIRRRKKFMAHDPANDCGVGDKVQIVESRPMSRRKRWHLVQILEKAV; from the coding sequence ATGGCTGAGTTCAAACACACCGGCAACAGGCGCGTGCTGACCGGACTGGTCGTTTCCGACAAGGCCGACAAAACCATTGTCGTCCGGGTCGAGACCCTGGTAAAGCATCCGCTGCTGAAGAAGTACATCCGCCGCCGCAAGAAGTTCATGGCCCATGATCCGGCCAACGACTGCGGTGTTGGCGACAAGGTGCAGATTGTCGAATCGAGGCCCATGAGCCGCCGTAAGCGGTGGCACCTGGTGCAGATCCTCGAAAAGGCCGTCTAG
- the rpmC gene encoding 50S ribosomal protein L29 has product MTSKELRELNDAKLAEKLTESRKELFGLRFKHATAQLENTRQLSGVKKTIARILTIQQERQGA; this is encoded by the coding sequence ATGACTTCCAAGGAACTTCGTGAACTGAACGACGCCAAGCTGGCCGAGAAGCTGACCGAGTCCCGCAAGGAACTCTTTGGTCTGCGTTTCAAGCATGCCACCGCGCAGCTTGAGAATACCCGGCAACTCAGCGGCGTCAAAAAGACCATCGCCCGTATCCTGACCATCCAGCAGGAACGACAGGGAGCGTAA
- the rplP gene encoding 50S ribosomal protein L16 translates to MLAPKRVKFRKRQKGRNRGKAQRGNSVSFGDIGLKALEHGKITSQQIESARVAIMRHIKRGGKVWIRIFPDFPVTSKPAEVRMGKGKGAPDGWVAPVRPGRIMYEVKGVDIALAKEALKRASYKLPIKTAIVVKEGL, encoded by the coding sequence ATGCTTGCTCCAAAAAGAGTGAAATTCAGAAAGCGGCAGAAAGGCCGCAACAGAGGCAAGGCCCAACGGGGTAACAGCGTGTCCTTCGGCGATATCGGGCTGAAGGCATTGGAGCACGGAAAGATCACCAGCCAGCAGATTGAGTCCGCTCGTGTCGCCATCATGCGGCACATCAAGCGCGGTGGTAAGGTCTGGATTCGCATCTTCCCGGATTTCCCCGTCACCTCCAAGCCTGCGGAAGTCCGCATGGGCAAGGGAAAGGGCGCACCCGATGGTTGGGTCGCCCCGGTGAGACCGGGCCGGATCATGTACGAAGTGAAGGGCGTCGATATCGCACTGGCCAAGGAAGCGCTCAAGCGCGCCTCCTACAAGCTGCCGATCAAGACGGCCATCGTTGTCAAGGAGGGTCTGTAA
- the rpsC gene encoding 30S ribosomal protein S3 translates to MGQKVHPYGFRLGYNKNWLSRWYSKKDYPAFVLQDDQIRKFVKKKLFQAGIARLEIERAGGKIRLIIHTARPGIVIGRKGVEIEKLREELRGKFQTEFTIEVNEIRRPEVEAQLVAESIAQQLERRIAFRRAMKRTVGLARKFGAEGIKVACAGRLAGAEIARGEWYRDGRVPLHTLRADIDYGFAEAATTYGVIGVKVWIFKGEILDKEVEQ, encoded by the coding sequence ATGGGACAGAAAGTACATCCTTACGGTTTTCGTCTGGGGTATAACAAGAACTGGCTGTCCCGCTGGTACAGCAAGAAAGATTATCCTGCCTTTGTCTTGCAGGACGATCAGATTCGCAAGTTCGTCAAGAAGAAGCTCTTTCAGGCCGGCATCGCTCGGCTGGAAATTGAGCGCGCCGGCGGCAAGATTCGCCTGATCATCCACACTGCGCGTCCGGGAATCGTCATCGGTCGCAAAGGTGTAGAGATAGAGAAGCTGCGTGAGGAATTGCGCGGCAAGTTTCAAACCGAATTCACCATTGAGGTCAACGAGATTCGTCGACCGGAGGTTGAAGCTCAGCTCGTAGCTGAGAGCATTGCCCAGCAACTCGAACGCAGAATTGCCTTCCGCCGTGCCATGAAGCGTACGGTGGGCCTTGCCAGGAAATTCGGCGCCGAGGGTATCAAGGTTGCGTGTGCCGGTCGCCTTGCAGGCGCCGAGATCGCACGCGGCGAATGGTACCGTGATGGGCGTGTGCCTCTGCACACCCTCCGTGCCGACATCGACTACGGTTTTGCCGAGGCCGCGACGACCTACGGCGTCATCGGAGTCAAGGTCTGGATCTTCAAGGGTGAGATTCTGGACAAAGAGGTGGAACAGTAA
- the rplV gene encoding 50S ribosomal protein L22, with amino-acid sequence MEAKAVAKYIRVSPRKTRIVAENIKGKGVEDALNILRFTPKKAAKILSKVLYSAISNAEQMPGVDVDSLIVDTVMVNEGPTWKRIQPRAMGRAYRIKKRTSHITIVVKEM; translated from the coding sequence ATGGAAGCCAAAGCAGTCGCCAAGTACATTCGCGTGTCTCCGCGCAAGACCCGCATCGTTGCCGAGAATATCAAGGGCAAGGGTGTCGAGGATGCCTTGAACATCCTCCGCTTCACCCCGAAGAAAGCCGCCAAGATTCTCAGCAAGGTGCTCTATTCCGCCATTTCCAACGCGGAGCAGATGCCTGGAGTGGACGTGGACTCCCTGATCGTGGATACGGTCATGGTCAACGAAGGCCCCACCTGGAAACGCATCCAGCCCCGTGCCATGGGCCGCGCCTACCGGATCAAGAAGCGCACGAGCCATATCACCATCGTAGTGAAGGAAATGTAG
- the rpsS gene encoding 30S ribosomal protein S19, with amino-acid sequence MPRSLKKGPFIDGHLIKKVEVAAENQDRRVIKTWSRRSTIIPEMVGMTFAVHNGRKFIPVFVTENMVGHKLGEFSPTRTYFGHAADKKK; translated from the coding sequence ATGCCAAGATCTCTTAAGAAGGGTCCGTTCATCGACGGCCACCTGATAAAGAAAGTCGAAGTGGCTGCCGAGAATCAGGATCGCCGCGTTATCAAGACCTGGTCGCGTCGCTCCACGATCATCCCCGAGATGGTCGGCATGACCTTCGCTGTCCACAATGGCCGCAAGTTCATTCCCGTGTTTGTGACCGAAAACATGGTTGGTCACAAACTCGGCGAGTTCTCGCCCACCCGTACCTACTTCGGCCACGCTGCCGACAAGAAGAAGTAG
- the rplB gene encoding 50S ribosomal protein L2: MATRKLKPTSPGRRFQTISDFAEITRTTPEKSLTKGLTKKAGRNNNGRITARRRGGGHKTLYRIIDFKRNKLGIPAKVAEIEYDPNRSARIALLHYADGEKRYILAPVGLNQGDSILSGEGADIKPGNAMQLQLVPTGTIVHNIELHPGRGGQFCRAAGTYAQLIAKEGKYALLRMPSGEVRKVLAACCATVGQVGNVHHESIKIGKAGRNRWLGRRPKVRGVAMNPVDHPLGGGEGRSSGGRHPVSPWGIPAKGYKTRNKKKASAKLIVKRRGQK, translated from the coding sequence ATGGCAACCCGCAAGCTGAAGCCTACTTCTCCGGGCCGCCGGTTCCAGACGATCTCCGACTTTGCCGAGATCACCAGGACCACTCCCGAGAAGTCGCTGACCAAGGGCCTGACCAAGAAGGCCGGACGCAACAACAACGGTCGCATCACTGCCCGTCGCCGTGGCGGAGGGCACAAGACCCTGTATCGCATCATCGATTTCAAGCGCAACAAACTTGGCATTCCCGCCAAGGTGGCCGAGATCGAGTACGATCCGAACCGCAGCGCCCGCATCGCGCTGCTGCATTACGCCGATGGCGAGAAGCGCTACATCCTGGCCCCTGTGGGGTTGAATCAGGGGGACAGCATCCTCTCCGGTGAGGGCGCGGACATCAAGCCCGGCAACGCCATGCAGTTGCAGCTGGTGCCCACTGGTACCATCGTGCACAACATTGAGCTGCATCCGGGTCGCGGCGGCCAGTTCTGCCGCGCCGCCGGTACCTATGCCCAGCTCATCGCCAAGGAAGGCAAGTACGCACTGCTGCGCATGCCCTCGGGTGAGGTGCGTAAGGTGCTGGCCGCCTGCTGCGCCACTGTCGGCCAGGTGGGCAATGTCCACCACGAGTCGATCAAGATTGGCAAGGCCGGACGCAACCGCTGGCTTGGACGCCGTCCCAAGGTGCGCGGTGTGGCCATGAACCCGGTTGACCATCCGCTTGGCGGCGGCGAGGGCCGCAGCTCGGGCGGCCGCCACCCGGTCTCGCCGTGGGGCATCCCGGCCAAGGGCTACAAGACCCGCAACAAGAAGAAGGCTTCTGCGAAGCTCATCGTCAAGCGCCGCGGCCAGAAGTAG
- the rplW gene encoding 50S ribosomal protein L23, with amino-acid sequence MDYSKILLKPVVSEKANEAKEQSNHVSFYVHPDTNKIEVKKAVEAAFDVKVESVNIVRKQAMPRKKFGRVTGRISGYKKAYVKLAQGDKIEIFEGV; translated from the coding sequence ATGGATTATTCCAAGATTTTGCTCAAGCCCGTTGTCTCCGAGAAGGCCAACGAAGCCAAGGAGCAGTCCAATCACGTCTCTTTTTACGTCCACCCCGACACCAACAAGATCGAGGTGAAGAAGGCGGTCGAGGCAGCCTTTGACGTTAAAGTCGAGTCCGTGAACATTGTCAGAAAACAAGCCATGCCGCGCAAGAAGTTTGGCCGCGTTACCGGACGCATCTCCGGTTACAAGAAGGCCTACGTCAAGCTCGCGCAAGGCGACAAGATCGAAATCTTCGAGGGAGTGTAA
- the rplD gene encoding 50S ribosomal protein L4 has translation MAKLQVVDQNNQKVGDIELAPEVFEVEVQPEILNLVVRAQRAAKRSGTHATKTRGMKSGGGRKPWRQKGTGRARAGSSRSPLWRGGAVLFGPQPRDYSFKVNKKVRKLALQMALSSRVAEQKLTVLKAIDLAEVKTKAFAAIVRNLGLGKTLIVAKEADSTLALSARNLPGVKVIEADKLNVYDVLLYPELVMLEAAAQDVQERLK, from the coding sequence ATGGCAAAATTGCAAGTTGTAGATCAGAATAATCAGAAAGTTGGCGATATAGAGCTGGCTCCCGAGGTCTTTGAGGTCGAGGTGCAACCCGAGATTCTCAACCTCGTTGTCCGTGCCCAGCGCGCAGCCAAGCGCAGCGGTACCCATGCCACCAAGACCCGCGGCATGAAAAGCGGCGGCGGGCGCAAGCCCTGGCGCCAGAAGGGTACCGGCCGCGCCCGCGCCGGCTCCAGCCGTTCTCCGTTGTGGCGTGGCGGCGCGGTCCTTTTCGGCCCGCAGCCCCGCGACTACTCGTTCAAGGTCAACAAGAAGGTCCGCAAGCTGGCCCTGCAGATGGCCCTGTCATCGCGGGTGGCCGAGCAGAAGCTGACCGTGCTCAAGGCCATTGATTTGGCCGAAGTGAAAACCAAGGCCTTTGCGGCCATAGTTCGGAATCTCGGCCTCGGCAAGACGCTGATTGTGGCCAAGGAGGCTGACAGCACCCTGGCCCTCTCGGCCAGGAACCTGCCGGGCGTCAAGGTCATCGAGGCCGACAAGCTGAATGTTTACGACGTGCTGCTGTATCCCGAGCTGGTCATGCTCGAGGCCGCCGCCCAAGACGTTCAAGAGAGGTTGAAATAG
- the rplC gene encoding 50S ribosomal protein L3: MPKTLGILGKKLGMTRIFKDDGSVCCVTVIQAGPCPVMQIKTQDKEGYNALQLGYDVIAERKVNKPMKGHMAKAGKDLYRHLREFPLDGVDGYELGQEITVGIFSAGEKVKVTGTSKGKGFQGVMKRHNFSGSRASHGAEKVHRVPGSVGNATYPGRVWKNKKMPGQMGNARVTLSNVEIIDVRPEDNVLVVKGQVPGPNNGFVMIRKNG, encoded by the coding sequence ATGCCTAAGACGCTTGGAATACTTGGAAAGAAGCTGGGCATGACCCGTATCTTCAAAGATGACGGCAGCGTGTGTTGCGTTACCGTCATCCAGGCGGGACCCTGCCCGGTCATGCAGATCAAGACGCAGGACAAGGAAGGCTACAACGCCCTGCAGCTCGGCTATGATGTCATCGCCGAACGCAAGGTCAACAAGCCCATGAAAGGCCACATGGCCAAGGCCGGAAAGGACCTTTATCGCCACCTCAGGGAGTTTCCCCTTGACGGTGTCGACGGCTACGAGCTTGGCCAGGAGATCACCGTCGGAATTTTCTCGGCCGGTGAAAAGGTCAAGGTGACGGGCACCAGCAAGGGCAAGGGCTTTCAGGGTGTCATGAAGCGTCACAACTTCTCCGGTTCCCGTGCATCCCATGGCGCCGAGAAGGTGCACCGCGTTCCCGGTTCCGTCGGTAACGCCACCTATCCGGGTCGCGTCTGGAAGAACAAGAAGATGCCCGGCCAGATGGGGAACGCACGCGTGACCTTGAGCAACGTGGAAATCATCGACGTGAGGCCCGAGGACAATGTCCTGGTGGTGAAGGGCCAGGTGCCCGGACCCAACAACGGCTTCGTGATGATCCGCAAGAACGGCTAG
- the rpsJ gene encoding 30S ribosomal protein S10 encodes MAASMASDRIRIKLKSYDYRILDKAVSEIVDTARNTGAAIAGPVPLPTDIHRNTIQKSVHVDKKSREQFEMRIHKRLLDILEPTQQTVDALGKLSLPAGVDVEIKL; translated from the coding sequence ATGGCTGCTTCGATGGCGAGCGATCGCATCAGAATCAAACTGAAATCATACGATTATCGTATTCTGGACAAGGCTGTCAGCGAAATCGTTGACACGGCCCGGAATACTGGTGCGGCTATTGCAGGCCCTGTGCCCCTGCCCACCGACATTCATCGTAATACCATTCAGAAGTCCGTTCACGTGGACAAGAAGTCCCGTGAGCAGTTTGAAATGCGCATTCACAAGCGCCTTTTGGACATCCTGGAACCCACTCAGCAGACTGTTGACGCCCTGGGCAAGCTTTCGCTGCCTGCCGGTGTTGATGTCGAAATCAAGCTCTAG
- the fusA gene encoding elongation factor G, whose product MPRMVPRNKQRNIGIMAHIDAGKTTTTERILFYTGVSHKLGEVHDGEATMDWMVQEQERGITITSAATTCFWRDHRINIIDTPGHVDFTMEVERALRVLDGAVAVFDSVAGVEPQSETVWRQADRYRVPRMAFVNKMDRIGADFFRCVSMMKTRLNAKAVPVQLPIGAEDEFVGMVDLIEGKAYIFDSQDKGTSFQVTDVPADLQDQYELMRVELIEAIAEEDEVLLEKFMADEELTPEEIREGVRKATTALAICPVLCGTAFRNKGVQQLLDAVVDFMPSPLDIEVMKGIDPDSGNTVECPCDDDKPLSALAFKLMTDPFVGHLTFLRLYSGKIESGATFMNGATGKKERIGRLLKMHANKREEIKEAYAGDIVAAVGLKNLATGDTLADLKQAVVLESLDIPEPVIEVAIEPKTKADRDNLSNSLVKLAKEDPSFRVKTDEETGQTLIAGMGELHLEIIVDRLLREFNVNANVGAPRVAYRETISASNKADVKHAKQSGGRGQYGHVVIEIEPNPEKGYEFEDEIKGGVIPKEYIPAVDKGIKDALKNGIVAGFPVVDVKVKLVFGSFHEVDSSEQAFYVAGSMAIKQACKGAKPVLLEPIMSVEVVTPEEYLGDVMGDLNGRRGRVGEMEARPGVQVVRSYVPLSEMFGYATDLRSKTQGRATFTMQFNHYERVPNSLAEELMTKKD is encoded by the coding sequence GTGCCAAGAATGGTTCCCAGAAACAAGCAGCGCAATATCGGTATCATGGCCCACATCGACGCGGGCAAAACCACGACGACCGAGCGCATTCTGTTTTATACCGGCGTGTCCCACAAGCTCGGCGAAGTGCATGACGGCGAAGCCACCATGGACTGGATGGTCCAGGAACAGGAGCGCGGCATCACCATCACCTCTGCCGCCACCACCTGCTTTTGGCGCGATCATCGCATCAACATCATCGATACTCCCGGACACGTCGATTTCACCATGGAAGTGGAGCGCGCGCTGCGCGTGCTCGACGGTGCCGTGGCCGTGTTCGACTCCGTGGCCGGTGTCGAGCCCCAGTCCGAGACCGTCTGGCGGCAGGCCGACCGCTACCGCGTGCCGCGCATGGCCTTTGTCAACAAGATGGATCGTATCGGTGCCGACTTCTTCCGTTGCGTCTCCATGATGAAGACCCGACTCAACGCCAAGGCCGTGCCCGTGCAACTGCCCATCGGGGCAGAGGACGAGTTTGTCGGCATGGTCGATCTTATTGAGGGCAAGGCCTACATCTTCGATAGCCAGGACAAGGGCACCAGCTTCCAGGTCACCGATGTTCCCGCAGATTTGCAGGACCAATACGAGTTGATGCGTGTCGAATTGATCGAGGCCATCGCCGAGGAAGACGAAGTCCTGCTCGAAAAGTTCATGGCCGACGAGGAGCTGACGCCCGAGGAGATTCGCGAGGGTGTGCGTAAAGCCACCACCGCCCTGGCCATCTGCCCTGTGCTTTGCGGCACCGCTTTCCGCAACAAGGGTGTGCAGCAACTGCTGGATGCGGTCGTGGACTTCATGCCGTCGCCCCTGGACATCGAAGTGATGAAGGGTATCGACCCCGATTCCGGCAACACCGTCGAATGCCCCTGCGACGACGACAAGCCCCTGTCGGCCCTTGCCTTCAAGCTGATGACCGATCCCTTTGTCGGCCACCTGACCTTCCTGCGCCTCTATTCGGGCAAGATCGAAAGCGGCGCCACCTTCATGAACGGCGCCACCGGCAAGAAGGAGCGCATCGGCCGATTGCTCAAAATGCACGCTAACAAGCGTGAAGAGATAAAAGAGGCGTACGCGGGCGACATCGTCGCTGCCGTGGGCCTCAAAAACCTGGCTACCGGCGACACCCTGGCTGACCTCAAGCAGGCGGTGGTGCTCGAATCCCTGGATATCCCGGAGCCGGTCATCGAAGTGGCCATTGAGCCCAAGACCAAGGCTGACCGCGACAACCTGTCCAACTCCCTGGTCAAGCTGGCCAAGGAGGACCCCTCCTTCCGCGTCAAGACCGACGAGGAAACCGGGCAGACCCTTATCGCCGGAATGGGTGAGTTGCATCTCGAGATCATTGTTGACCGTCTTCTTCGGGAGTTCAACGTCAACGCCAACGTGGGCGCGCCCCGTGTTGCGTATCGCGAGACCATTTCCGCGTCGAACAAGGCGGATGTCAAACATGCCAAGCAGTCGGGCGGCCGCGGCCAGTACGGCCACGTCGTCATCGAGATCGAGCCCAACCCCGAGAAGGGCTACGAGTTCGAGGACGAGATCAAGGGCGGCGTGATTCCCAAGGAATACATTCCCGCCGTGGACAAGGGCATCAAGGATGCCCTGAAAAACGGCATCGTCGCCGGATTCCCGGTGGTCGATGTCAAGGTCAAGCTGGTATTCGGCTCGTTCCACGAGGTGGACTCCAGCGAGCAGGCGTTCTACGTTGCCGGTTCCATGGCCATCAAGCAGGCATGCAAGGGCGCCAAGCCCGTGCTCCTCGAGCCTATCATGTCTGTTGAGGTGGTCACGCCCGAGGAATATCTGGGCGATGTCATGGGCGACCTCAATGGCCGCCGGGGACGTGTCGGAGAAATGGAAGCCCGGCCCGGTGTCCAGGTGGTGCGGTCCTATGTCCCGCTGTCCGAGATGTTCGGCTACGCGACGGACCTGCGCTCCAAGACACAGGGACGCGCCACGTTTACCATGCAGTTCAATCACTACGAAAGGGTGCCGAACAGCTTGGCTGAAGAGTTGATGACAAAGAAAGATTAA
- the rpsG gene encoding 30S ribosomal protein S7, whose protein sequence is MPRKGPVARRQILPDPVYGSKLITRFINRLMFDGKKSTAERIFYQAIESLANKTNEDPLRAFEKCLDNVRPSVEVKSRRVGGATYQVPMEVRPDRQTALAIRWMINYARSRGEKGMVARLSGELLDAFNNRGGAVKKREDTHKMAEANKAFAHYRW, encoded by the coding sequence ATGCCTCGTAAAGGTCCTGTCGCGCGTCGGCAGATCCTGCCGGACCCTGTGTACGGCAGCAAGCTCATCACCCGCTTCATCAACCGTCTCATGTTTGACGGCAAGAAGAGCACCGCGGAAAGAATTTTCTACCAGGCCATCGAAAGCCTTGCCAACAAGACCAACGAAGATCCGTTGCGCGCCTTCGAGAAGTGCCTGGACAATGTCCGGCCCTCGGTGGAGGTCAAGTCCCGCCGTGTCGGCGGTGCCACCTATCAGGTACCCATGGAGGTCCGGCCCGACCGCCAGACCGCGCTGGCCATTCGCTGGATGATCAATTACGCCCGCAGCCGCGGCGAGAAGGGCATGGTCGCCCGGCTCTCCGGCGAGCTGCTTGACGCCTTCAATAATCGCGGCGGGGCGGTCAAGAAACGGGAAGACACCCACAAGATGGCCGAAGCCAACAAAGCCTTCGCCCACTACCGCTGGTAG
- the rpsL gene encoding 30S ribosomal protein S12, with protein MPTINQLIRKARVAQPKRKKTPALLECPQRRGVCTRVYTTTPKKPNSALRKVARVRLTNGIEVTAYIGGEGHNLQEHSVVLIRGGRVKDLPGVRYHIVRGSLDTSGVDDRRRGRSKYGTKRPK; from the coding sequence ATGCCCACCATCAACCAATTGATCCGCAAGGCGCGCGTGGCGCAGCCCAAGCGGAAAAAGACTCCGGCCCTGCTCGAATGCCCGCAGCGCCGCGGCGTCTGCACCAGGGTGTACACCACGACCCCCAAGAAGCCGAACTCTGCGCTTCGTAAGGTCGCCCGTGTCCGCCTGACCAACGGCATTGAAGTAACCGCCTACATCGGCGGCGAAGGCCACAACCTTCAGGAGCACTCGGTGGTGCTGATCCGCGGCGGCCGTGTCAAGGACTTGCCCGGTGTCCGTTACCACATCGTGCGCGGTTCCCTTGATACTTCTGGTGTCGATGATCGCCGTCGCGGCCGCTCCAAGTACGGTACCAAGCGCCCCAAATAG